CGAGCCGGGATTGCCGGCAGCCTGGGGTTCCATGTCCTCGGCCGGCGGCGGCGTGAGGGTGGGCATGGTTTCCACCTGATTCTTGGACGTGACGCAGCCCGAGGCCAAAAGACCCATGAGCGTCAGGGAAACGAGGCGACGATGCATGGCGTCCTCCTTGTAGTGCTTATTGGACGGTGACCGTACGGGCGTCCCGAACGGTGGCGAAGACGTCGCGGTTGCTTTGCGTGTTCTTGACGAGAATGCGATCGCCCACGGCGCCATCGCCCATGGCCAGGGCCGGCACCCGCAGGGTGACGTAGCGGCCCTGGAAGAGCATTTCCACGGCAGCGCCCTTGGCCACGGCCGGCAACGGTTCCACATCCCCCCGGGTCAGGGGCTGGCCCTGGCCCACGCTGCGGGCCAACCGCCAGGGGCCGGCCTGCAGATTGGCATCCCACAGTTCAGTCTTGGCGTAGGAGGCGTTCTTGCGGGCTGCAGTCAGCATATCCGCAGTGATGGGCTCGCCCTTGGAAAGGGGCCGGGCCGCCACCACCATCTCCTGCCACACATCCAGAAACACGCTGCCCGTGTAGCCCTTGGCCACGCGGCCATCCAGGGTCATTTCCTGAATGCGAAAGCCGATGCGCCCTGGCTGGCAGGTGGCCTGGCTGGGCTGGATGTCCAGACGGTGGGAGGAGTCTTCCACAAAGATGAACTCCGGTCCCTTGAGCTCACGAAATTCCACATCCGTGTTCATGGCGGCGCAGAAGTCCGTCAAGGTTCTGACCACCACGTCCTTGAGGGTCTCCTGATCCAGCACGTGCCCGCCGCGCTGCAGCACCAGGCGCTTGTTCACCAGCACCATGGAGGCCGCCGCCCCAAGATTTTTGGCCACCGCCTGACGGATGGCATCCGGCTGCACGAACATGGGCTTGCCCCGTTCCGACGGCGACTGGAACAGCGGCGTGACGGCCAGTTGCCGCCAGATCTCCTGATCCACCAACCCGATGGGCTTGCCGATGTCGCCCAGGGTGACGACTTCGCCCTCCACCACGGCGGCATCCTTGATGACGACGCGCCAGGTGTCCCCGCCCACGGGCTGGGACGCTCCCACGGCGCACAGGCCCAGGACCAGCATGAGGATGAAGATGCAGATGGACGAACGCATGGCGCCTCCTCGTTACCGCTTGAGGTTGGTGGCGGTCTGCAGCATGGAATCTGAGGTCTGAATGGCCTTGGAGTTGATTTCGTAAGCGCGCTGGCCCACGATCATGTTGACCATTTCATCCACGATTTCCACGTTGCTCATTTCCAGGAATCCCTGGGAAATGGTGCCCACGTTGTTTTCCCCGGGCGTGCCTTCCACGGCGTCGCCGGAGGCTTCCGTGGGCACAAAGAGGTTGCGCCCCGTGGCCTTGAGCCCGGCCGGGTTGACGAAGGTGTACAGGGGGATGTTTGCGGCGGCGAGTTCGTCGCCGTTCTTGTCCAGGGCGGTGATGGCGCCGTCCTGGGTGATCACCACGTTCACCGTCTCTGCCGGCACGGTGAATTCCGGCTGCAGGGTGTAGCCGTTGGCAGTGACAATGGTGCCTTCGTTATCCAGCTTGAACGCGCCGGCGCGGGTGTAGGCTTCCTCGCCGTTGGCATCCACCAGGAAAAAGCCGTCGCCTTCGATGGCCATGTCCAGGGGGTTTTCGGTGTTCTGGTAATCGCCCTGGGAGAAGAACTTGTGCACCGTGGTGGGGCGCACGCCCATGCCTACCTGGATGCCCGTGGGAATGCGGCGACCGCCTTCTGTTTCCGTGCCGGCGATTTTCTGGTCCTGATACAGCAGGTCCTCGAACTCGGCGCGGCTTTTCTTGAAGCCGGTGGTATTCACGTTGGCCAGGTTGTTGGAGATGACGTCGATATTGAGCTGCTGGGCGATCATGCCCGTGGCGGACGTCCAAAGGGAACGCATCATGGCGTGTTTCCTCCTCGGAAAAGCGCGTTATTTTTTAGGAGGTGGACTTGCCCACCTTGGCAATGCTCTTCAAGCAGGTATCGTTGGAGTTGGACATGACCTTTGAATAGGCCTCGAAGGCCCGCTGGGTCTCGATCATGTTGACCATCTCCTCGATGATGTTGATGTTGGCTGCCTCAAGAAAGCCCTGATTGACGGTGGATTGCTGCGCCTCCTGTTCCACCACGGCGCCTTCCTCCCGCGGGCGGTACAGATTCTGGCCGTACTTCTCCAGGGCCACATCCGGGTCCTGGACCTCCACCACATCCAGCTGGGCCGTCAACGCGCCGTCGGCGAAGATCTGCCCGCTTTCGTTGATGTCCACGCGGGTATTGGGTGGCAGCACGATGGCGCCGCCGTCGCCCTGCACCTCAAAGCCATCGGCATTTACCAACGTGCCGTCAGCAGTGAGGTGAAAATTGCCGTTTCTGGTGTAGAGCAGGCCGTCGTCAGTCTGCAGCTTGAAGAATCCCGGGCCGGAAATGGCCACGTCCAAGGGGTTTTCGCTGTTCTTGAAGGAGCCCTGGGAGAAGTCCGTCTTCGTGCCGGCCAGGCGCACCTGCGCCAGGTTCACCGCCTCGGGGAAGAGTTCCTTTTCCCGTACGCTGAGCACGGGCTGGCGAATCTCGTCGTGCGCGTACGAGACAAAGACGTCCTCAAAGGCGAGCTTCTCCTGCTTGAAGCCGGTGGTGTGGGCATTCGCCAAATTGTTGGCGATGATATTCATGCGGTACTCGCACGTCATGGCGCCAAACAATCCGGAAATCATGTCGTTGCGCATGGTTGCGTCTCCTTTTAGTCAGCGGGACGCAGGGATTCTTGCACGGGCCGTGCCAGCGCCCCTCCCCTGCCCTCCTGCATCCCTGAACAGACCTTGCCAGACGCGCGCAAACCAAGTGAACAAGATTGGCAAATTCTAGCCAATCAACCAGATTGCAGCGCTGGATATTTGCTAAAATTGTAAATTAATTTTTGCCCCTGACAATGCGCTATTATGACAACTACCTTGATTATCACGCTATTATGTTACGGCATGGGGATTGCTTTCTGACTGTGGCCTGCCTTGACTCTGCGCAACCAGATGAGGCCATTGAACATGCCTGTTTTCGTATAGTCTGGGTTGTGCAGCGGCATGCGGTTTCTTCATGGACGCGCTGAAGCGCGCAACTCGCAAAGGAGTGGGACGATGGAAAGACGTGATTTTCTCAAGAAAGCCGGCGTCGGCGCCACGGCTGCCGCAGCTGCCACCGTGGTCAACGCGCCGTATGTCCACTGCCAATCCAAAACCGCCATCAAGTGGCGGCTGCAGACATACGCCGGCCCGGCCCTGGCCGAACACGTCATCAAGCCGCAGATCGATGCGTTCAACAAGGCGGCCAAGGGCGAGATGATCATCGAGCTGTACAACTCCGACCAGCTCGTGCCCACCAGCGAACTGTTCCGCGCCATGCAGCGTGGCACCATTGATGCCGTACAAAGTGATGACGATTCCATCGGCGCGCCCGTGGATGTGGCCGTGTTTGCGGCCTATTTCCCCTTTGCCTCGCGCTATTCCCTGGATGTGCCCACCCTGTTCAACCACTACGGGCTCAAGGAAATCTGGGAAGAGGCGTACAAGGAAGTCCAGGGCGTGACCTGGCTTGGCGCCGGCGCCTGGGACCCCTGCAACTTCGCCACCCGCGAGCCCATCCGCAGCATGAAGGATTTGTCCGGCAAGCGGGTGTTTACCTTCCCCACTGGCGGCCGCTTCCTGCAGCGCTTTGGCGTGGTGCCCGTGACCCTGCCCTGGGAAGATGTGCAGGTGGCCCTGCAGACGGGCGAGCTGGACGGCATTGCCTGGTCCGGCATTACCGAATGCTACACCGTGGGCTGGGCCGATGTGACCAAGTACTACCTGACCAACAACATTTCCGGCGCCTGGGCCGGCTCCTATTTCGCCAATTCCGAAAAATGGGAAGCCCTGCCCGAGCATCTCAAGACGCTCTTCCAGCTCAGCATGGACAGCTCCAACTACTACCGCCTGCACTGGTACTGGTGGGGCGAGGCTCACTACCGCACCGCCGGCGGCAAGCTGGAACTGACGTCCATTCCCGACGCCGAATGGCAGACCGTGGAAGACGAAGCCTTCAAGTTCTGGGATGAAATTGCGGCCAAGAGCCCCCGCAACGCCAAGGTGGTGGGCATCCTCAAGCAGTATGTCGATGTCATGCGCCGGGCGGGCAAGCCGTACCGCTACTAGGGCACGATATCTTTAAAAAGAGTCCGTGGGGGAAAACCTTTCTATAGAAAGGTTCTTCCCCCAAGCCCCCTTTCCAAAGACTTTTATGGTGATTCAAGATCACTCTCAAAGTGTTGAAAGGGGAACGCGAGAGAAGGGGAGCACCTTTTTCAACTGGTTTCCCCATCGCAATGGTCTTTTCAACAGTCATTTGTGCTGACGCGACGTTGCTTCAGGCGGCCCTGCCAGGTGCACGGCCGCATGGATTGCTTTTTCGAGGAGGAACTGCCTTGCTCCGGCCAATTCGAGCCTATGTACGGTTTGTGGACGCGCTGAACACCATCGTGGGCAAGTTCGCCATGCTGCTGATCTTCCTCATGATGGGGATCCTGCTGTGCGAATCCATTTCCCGGACCTTTTTCAACGCCCCGCACATCTGGACCATGGAATCCGCCCAATACACCATGGCGGCCTATTACATGCTCGGCGGCGGCTTTTCCATGCTCTTGCGGGCGCATGTGCGCATGGACGTGCTGTACGGCCGCTGGTTCACCAAAACCAAGGCCAAGGTGGACCGCTTCACCATCTTCTGCATGATCTTCTATCTGATTGTCCTGCTGTACGGCGGCATCTCCAGCACGGCGTATTCCCTGGAATACGGCCAGCACAGCCGCACGGCCTGGGCGCCGCCCCTGGCTCCTGTCAAAATCGTCATGTGCATCGGCATCATCCTGATGCTCCTGCAGGCCATCGCCACCTTTTTCAAGGATCTGGCCAAAGCGCGCGGTGAGGAGTTGTGATGAGTTATGAAATGATTGCGCTGATGATGTTCTCCTCCCTCGTGATGCTGCTGCTCACGGGGCAGCGCTTCTTCGGGGCCGTGGGCTGCGTGGCCGCGGCGGCCTCCATGCTGCTATGGGGCGATGGCGGGGCGGAAATGCCCTTCAACGCCGCCATTGTGCTGCTGAACTGGTACCCGCTGCTCACCCTGCCGCTGTTCATCTTCATGGGGTACATCCTCTCGGAATCCGGCATCGCCAGCGACCTGTACAAGATGTTCCACGTGTTCATGGGACCCATTCCCGGCGGCCTGGCCCTGGGGACCATCATCCTCATGGTGGCCATCTCGGCCATGAACGGGCTCTCCGTGGCCGGCATGGCCATTGGCAGCAGCATCGCCCTGCCGGAAATGCTCAAACGCGGCTACGACAAACGGATGGTCTCCGGCGTCATCCAGGCCGGCAGCTCGTTGGGGATCATGATTCCCCCCAGCATCGTGCTGGTGCTCTACGGGATGATCGCCCGACAGCCCGTGGGCCAACTGTGGCTGGCTGGCGTGTTCCCCGGCCTGCTGCTGGCCACCCTGTTCGCCCTGTACATCATCATTCGCTGCAAGCTGCAGCCGCAGATGGGCCCGGCCTTGAGTGCCGAAGATCGCCAGATGCCCCGCAAGGAGAAGCTCAAGCTGCTGGGTGCAGGCGTGATGCCGCTGTTCATCATCTTTTCGGTGACGGGCCTGTTCATGATGGGCGTGACCAACCTGGTGGAAAGCTCCGCCGTAGGCGCGGCCGCCGCCATGATTGCCGCCGGAGCCAAGCGCCGGCTGAGCCGCAAGGTGATGATGAGTTCCTTGTACAGCACCCTGGGCGTGAGCTGCATGTTCATGTGGATCATCATGGCGGCCCTGAGCTTCGGCGCGGTGTTCGACGGCCTGGGCGCGGTGAACGCCATCAAGTCCGTCTTCCTGGAGCAGTGGGGGCTTTCGCCCTGGGGCGTGCTGATCATGATGCAGATCTCCTACATCATCATGGGCATGTTCCTGGACGACACGGCCATGCTGGTCATCGTGGCGCCGCTGTACATCCCGCTCATCATCCAGCTGGGCTTCAACCCGGTCTGGTACGGCGTGCTGTACACCATCACCTGCCAGATCGCCTACATGACCCCGCCCTTCGGCTACAACCTGTTCCTGATGAAAGCCATGGCCCCGCCACAAATCACCCTGGTGGACATCTACGCCTCCATCGTGCCATTCGTCATTGTCATGGCCACCGGGCTGGGGCTGATCATGGCGTTCCCCGAAATCGCCACCTTCCTGCCCGACCTGTTCTACGCCAAATAGAGCATTTTACTCTTGAAAAAGGATATTGCGAGAGGGGAAANGAGAACTCCTTTCAAAGATACCTTGCTCTAGCATGCCCAGTAATCGGCCGGGAGGCGCGCCCTCCCGGCCATACCACCACCGCCGCCCCATGACAGCATCCTCCCGAACTTCCCTGAAGGAACTGCTGGCCAAGGCCACGCCCCTGCGATCCGGGGACGTGCTGGCCGGCGTGGCCGCGCAGACCGAGGAAGAACGCGTCCGGGCCCAGATGGCCCTGGCCGACGTGCCGCTGACGCGATTTCTCAACGAATGCGTTGTCCCGTATGAAGCGGACGAGGTCACCCGGCTGATCATCGACACCCACGACGCAGACGCCTTCGCCCCGGTGCGATCTTTCACCGTGGGCCAGCTGCGTGACTGGCTGCTGACAGAGGCCGCCGACGCGCCCACCCTGGTCGCCCTGGCCCCGGGCCTGACCCCGGAAATGGTGGCCGCCGTGAGCAAGCTCATGCGGCTGCAGGATCTCATCCTGGTGGCCTCCAAGTGCCGGGTGGTGACGCGTTTTCGCAATACCATCGGCCTGTCCGGCACCTTTTCCGTGCGCCTGCAGCCCAATCACCCCACGGACGACCTCAAAGGCATCGCCGCCTCCACCCTGGACGGGCTGTGCTATGGCTGCGGCGATGCCGTGATCGGCATCAACCCCGCCACGGACAGTCTGGACAACATCATCCGCATCTCCGAGCTGCTGGACGGGCTCATCACCCGGTTTGCCATCCCGGCCCAGACCTGCGTGCTCACCCACGTCACCACCACCATGGAGGCCATCGCCCGCGGCGCGCCCGTGGATCTCTGCTTCCAGTCCATCGCCGGCACGCAGCAGGCCAATGCCAGTTTCGGCATCAGCCTGGCCCTGCTGCAGGAGGCCCTGGAAGCCACGCGATCCCTGCAGCGCGGCACGGTGGGCAACAACGTCATGTACTTCGAAACCGGCCAGGGCAGCGCCCTGTCTGCCGGGGCGCATCATGGGGTGGATCAGCAGACCCTGGAAGTCCGGGCCTATGCCGTGGCCCGGCGCTTTGAACCGCTGCTGGTGAACACCGTGGTGGGCTTCATCGGGCCGGAATATCTGTACAACGGCAAGCAGATTCTGCGCGCCGGCCTGGAGGACCACTGCTGCGGCAAGCTCCTGGGCCTGCCCATGGGCGTGGATGTCTGCTACACCAACCACGCCGAGGCCGACCAGGACGACATGGACGCCCTGCTGACCCTCCTGGGCACGGCCGGCTGCACATTCGTCATGGGCATTCCCGGCGCCGACGACATCATGCTCAATTACCAGTCCACCTCCTTTCACGATGCCGCCTACCTGCGCCGGCTCCTGGGCCGGACGCCTGCGCCGGAGTTCGCCGCCTGGCTGGAAACCGTGGGCGTGCTCGATCCCGACGGCCGGCTGCTGCCCGTGGCCGCCGGCAACCGGCTGCTGGCCTTGTCCGACGGCATCCGCTGACACAGGGGAGACAGATCATGGACGACACCAAGCACCCTGCTCCTGCCGTCGCGCCCGTTACGGCAGACCCCTGGGCCGGCCTCCGGCAGTTCACCGACGCCCGCATCGCCCTGGGCCGTTGCGGATCCAGCCTGCCCCTGGCCGAGAGCCTGCGCTTCCGGCTGGACCATGCCCGGGCCCGGGATGCCGTGCTGGCGCCCTTCCGCCGCGAGGAGATCGCCGCCCGGCTGGCCGGGGCCGGCATCCCCTGTCTGGAACTGGATTCGGCCGTCGCCGACCGCAACGAATACCTGACCCGCCCGGACAAGGGCCGGACCCTGCGTCCCGACTCCGCAACGCTGCTGCAGGCGCAGCCGGCCGGCTTCGACCTGTGTCTGGTCATCGCCGACGGGCTCTCGTCCCTGGCCATCCACGAAAACGCCGTGCCCTTCGCCCGGGCCTTCCTGACCGCCCTGGCGCCCTCGGGGCTGACGGTGGGGCCGGTCTGCGTGGTACGGCATGGCCGCGTGGCCGTGGCCGACGACATCGGCGCGCTGCTTCAGGCCAGGCTGTCGGTGATCCTCATCGGCGAGCGGCCCGGCCTGAGTTCGCCGGACTCCATGGGCGTCTACCTCACCTGGAATCCGCGCCCCGGCACCACGGACGAAGCCCGCAACTGCATTTCCAACGTCCGCCGCGGCGGCCTGCCCCTCATCGAGGGCGTGCGCAAACTCTGCTATCTGGTGGAAGAAGCCTTCCGCATGCACGGCAGCGGCGTGGGCCTCAAGGACCGCATGCCCGCCGGCCACCTGCCCTTCGGGCGGGAGCTGCAATTGCCGGAATAGCGTCATTGCGCCAGCTGGGGCATGCTCATTGCCCAGGCCGCCCTGGTGGCCGCCCTGGTCAAGCTGTTCTGATCCACACCATACGCTGCCGCTTCACTGCCCCGCTGCCCACCTTCCGGGCGGCGGGGTTTTTCGCGTCGGCGCGCAATCAAACCACCGGAAGTCGTTATACATCCATCTTAAAAAAGCTTGGTACCCGATATCATTATCAGCCGTGGCGAATTCCGCCAATCTGGCGATGGCCAGGAAACGCTGGCCATGCTGAAATAGCATTGACAAGCATATTACTACCCTGGCACTCGTCGGAGGACAATAACTCCATCCTGTTATTATCCGAGGCGGGCCATGCGATACACGGTGTCAAGGCATTGTCGCGTTGTGGTATTCTTGTGCTGTACGCTGGCCTGTCTGCTGCCTGGCATGGCCTTGTCGCAACAAATCCCTGCCTTTGTCGGGCACTGGGGTAACGACGGGCAGTTCTCCGCCCCCTGGGGCATCGCCGTGGGGGCGGACGGCTCGGTCTACGTGGCAGACACGTGGAATCACCGCATCCAGAAGTTCTCCGCATCCGGTGTGCTCCAGGCCAAGTGGGGCAGTCAAGGCAGCGACGACGGGCAGTTCGACCTCCCCTCTGGCATCGCCGTGGATGCAGACGGCTCAGTCTACGTGGCAGACACAGCCAACAACCGCATCCAGAAGTTCTCCTCGTCCGGCGTGTTCCAGGACAAGTGGGGCGGTGAGGGCAGCGAAGACGGACAACTCTCCGCCCCCTCCGGCATCGCCGTGAGTCCGAACGGCTCGGTCTACGTGGCGGACTTGGGCAACCACCGCATCCAGAAATTCTCCTCGTCGGGGGTGTTCCAGACCAAGTGGGGCGACGAGGGCAGCGGCGACGCACAATTCTCCTCCCCCGCTGGCATCGCGGTGGGGCCGGAGGGTTCGGTCTACGTGACGGACAAAATCAACAACTGTGTCCAGAAGTTCTCCTCGTCCGGGGAGCTCCAGGCCAAGTGGGGCAGCAATGGTTGGGGGGACGGGCAACTCTCCTACGTCGCTGGCATCGCCGTGGGTGCGGACGGCTCGGTCTACGTGGCGGACCAGGGCAACCATCGCATTCAGAAGTTCTCCCCATCTGGTGTCTTTCGGGCCAAATGGGGCAACAATGGCAACGGCGACGGACAATTCTCCTCCCCCTATGGCCTCGCTGTGGGTCCAGACGGCTCGATCTACGTGACGGATTCTGGCAATGACCGCATCCAGAAATTCGCCTCGTCCGGGGTGTTCCTGGCCAAGTGGGGCAGCGATGGCAGCGTCGCCGGACAGTTGTCCGCCCCCTATGGCCTCGCTGTGGGTGCGGATGGCTCTGTCTACGTAGCGGATTCCAGCAATCACCGCATCCAGAAGTTCTCCGCATCCGGGGTGTTCCTGGCCAAATGGGGCAGCATCGGCTCCGGCGCCGTGCAGTTCTACACCCCCGATGGCCTCGCCGTGGGGCCGGACGGCTCGATCTACGTGGTGGATTCTGGCAACCACCGCATCCAAAAGTTCTCGGCGTCCGGTGCGTTCCTGACCAGATGGGGCAGCGCGGGCGTTGGCGACGGGCAGTTCTCCTCCCCCTCCGGCATCGCCATAGGGCCGGACGGCTCGGTCTACGTGGTGGATTCTGGCAACCACCGCATCCAGCAGTTTTCCGCGTCCGGTGCGTTCCTGGCCAAGTGGGGCAGTGAGGGCTACAGCACCGGGCAGTTCTCCTCCCCCTCCGGCATCGCCATGGGGCCGGACGGTGCGGTCTATGTGGTGGATCGTGGCCATTTTAGCGTCCAGAAGTTCTCCTCGTCCGGCGTGTTCCTGGCCAAATGGGGCAACTGGGGCAGCGGCGACGGGCAGTTCAACAGGCCCTCCGGCATCGCCGTGGGTGCGGATGGCTCAGTGTACGTGGCAGACACCGAGAATCACCGCATCCAGCAGTTTTCCGCGTCCGGTGAGTTCCTGGACAAATGGGGCAGCGAGGGCGTGGGGGCTGGGCAATTCGCTTCCCCAACCAACCTCGCCGTGGGGACGGACGGTTCGGTCTACGTGGCGGATACTGGCAATGATCGCATTTCCGTCTTCAAATATGACGAGACATCTGGTGTGAGCGCCTTCCTCCCGTCGCTGCACCTGCTGCTTTTGCAATAAGGGCACCCGACACACATGAAACACCCCGCTCCGGCGGGGTTTTTTCATGGCGAAAAATCAACCTATCTGAAATCACGTGGTACCCGGGGCGGGACTTGAACCCGCATAGCCTTGCGGCCCAGGGATTTTAAGTCCCTTGCGTCTACCATTTCGCCACCCGGGCACAGCATCGTCGCGCGGAGCGCCGGCGGTGCAGCCTCAGCGTCCCAACAGTTCGCGCAAATCCACCGCCTCCTGGCGGACCACGCCGGGCCACAGCCCGAACACCGCCACCTGCTTCAGGTTCTTGTCGATGCCCAGCACGCGGGCCGAGACGCCGTCCGGCAGGAACGCGGCCAGTTCCCGGCAACAGTCCGCCAGGGCTTCGGGATCGAACTGCTCCAGCCCGCATTCCAGCCGCAGCAAATCGCCATAGCCCCAGAAATCCAGGTGCACGGCGTCGTATTGCGCCAGCACATCCTGAATCTGCGCCATGAGCGCCTGCTCCACTTCCTGCAACTCGTGGTAGGAAATGGACTGGCTATACACAAGCGTTCCGAATACATGACAATTATGCGTTGACATATCTGCTTCTCCGACCGGGCGACCCGCCCGTTGCACCGCGCTGGTTGTACACAGGCAGGCAGGCTGCGTCAAATCGATGGCCAATTTGTCAACCCCGGCCAAGACTGCTACACAGCCGCCATGCATGCCATGCCTGTTGTTGCACCGCGCCCCTGCGCCCGTGTGGCGCTCCTGGGGCTGGACGGTCTTTCCCTGGACATTGCCCGCGCCATCGCCGCCTTTGGCAGAACGCCGCACCTGGCCGCCCTGTGCCAGGATCCGCGCACCACCACCGTGGATGCCGAGCTGCCGGAGCTCTCCCCGGTCAACTGGACATCCCTGGCCACGGGCGAGGGGCCGGAGGTCCATGGCGTATACGGTTTCACCCGCATCAATCCCGCCACCTACGCCATCACCATCGGCGACTCGCGCCAGGTGCGCCTGCCCACGATCTTCGACCAACTGACCCGGCACGGCCGCGTCTGCCGGGTGCTGAACCTGCCGGGGTTGTGGCCTGTGCGGCCTCGTTCCGGCATGCCGGACACGCCAAGCACGCTCATTGCCGGGTTCATCGCCCCCAGCCTGGAAGACGCCGTGCATCCGCCGGCCCTGGTCGGGGAACTCCGTCGCGCCGGCTACCGCATCGAGGCCGACACCCTGCGCGGGGCGGCGGATCCCGCCTATCTTCTGGCCCAGCTGCGCGAGACCCTGCGCGGCCGGCGGCTGCTGCTGCAGCGGTTCCTCGCGCCCGGAGATTTCCATTGCCTGTGCTGCGTGTTCACGGAAACGGACCGCCTCTTCCATTTCCTGCTGCCGGCCGTGCTGGAGGCGGACCACCCCTGGCACCCGGCCTGCCTGGCGTTTCTGGAGGAATGGGATGCCGCCGTGGGATTGTTCTTCCGCATGGCCAAGGCCCTGCCGGGGGAGACGCGCATACTGGTGATGGCCGACCACGGCTTCGCCCCCCTGCACACGGAGTTTGATGTCAACGCCTGGCTGCGCAGCCAGGGTCTGTTGCTGCAGGAGGAGCGCCCGGCGGCCTCGTCGGGCAACGGCCTGGACGCAGGCACCATCCGCCACGGCGCCGCGGCCTTTGCCCTGGATCCCGGCCGCATCCACCTGCACCGGCGTGATATCTATGCCAGGGGCAGCGTGACTCCGACCCAGGAACCGGCCCTGCTGGAGCGCATCCGCACCGGGCTGCTGGCCCTGCGCTGGAACGGCCAGCCGGTCATGGAGGACGTGTTTCTGGGACGAGACCTCTACCCCGGCGACCACTCCCCCGACCGGCCCGACCTTGTGTGCCTGAGCCGGCCCGGCGTGGACCTCAAGGCCAAATGGGACCGTCGGGAGCTCTTCGGCCTGTACGGCCGTCACGGTATGCACACCGCACGAGGGGCCATCTTTTACGATTCCCTGGGGCAGACGCCTCCCCGCCGCATGCGGGAGGTGGGCCGGCTGCTGCTGGAAAGCGGCCAAGCCGGCGGGCTGCTCACATGATGGCCGATGGCATCGCGGCGGATGCGCCCGACCGGGACAACGCCCGTTCCAGTGCGCGCAGCAGGGTGTCCACATCCATGGGCTTGGCGATGTAGTCGTCCATGCCCGCGGCAAGGAAGCGGTCCTTGTCCCCGGTCATGGCATAGGCGGTCATGGCGATGATGGGAATCCGGGACTGCATCCGGAACCGCGATGCCGTGCGGATCGCCCTGGTGGTTGCCATGCCGTCCAACACCGGCATCTGCACGTCCATGAGCACGACATCAAAACGGTGCGCGGCCAGCAGTTCCAGGGCTTCCTGACCGTTCATGGCCGCGGTGGGCGTGTAACCCAGCTTTTCCAGGAGCTTGACGCCAGCCAGGGAATTGACTTCGTCGTCCTCCACAAACAACACGCGCGGCGGGCCGTTATAGGCGTCTTCCTGGGCCTGCGTCCGCACAGTGGCGGCCCCTGTCTGGAAATCCCGGAGAGGCAGCCTGGCAAAGGGCAATACCAGATACGCCGTGGTGCCGCGGCCGTCATCGGAATCAATGCACAGCTCGCCCTCCATCAATGTCACCAGCTTGCGCACGATGGACAGGCCCAGCCCTGCACCTTGAAACCGTCGGGTGTAGGCGGCCTCGGCCTGGGAAAAGGGCTCGAAAATGGTCTTGAGCAGGCTTTCCGCCATGCCAATGCCCGTATCGCGGATGCAGAAGAGCACCCGCAGGGTGTCGTCCGTCCTGCCCGGCAGGGGGCGCATGTCCAACTGCACGCTGCCGGTCTGGGTAAACTTGACGGCATTGCCCACGAGATTGAACAGAATCTGCCGCAACC
This sequence is a window from Megalodesulfovibrio gigas DSM 1382 = ATCC 19364. Protein-coding genes within it:
- a CDS encoding SMP-30/gluconolactonase/LRE family protein yields the protein MALSQQIPAFVGHWGNDGQFSAPWGIAVGADGSVYVADTWNHRIQKFSASGVLQAKWGSQGSDDGQFDLPSGIAVDADGSVYVADTANNRIQKFSSSGVFQDKWGGEGSEDGQLSAPSGIAVSPNGSVYVADLGNHRIQKFSSSGVFQTKWGDEGSGDAQFSSPAGIAVGPEGSVYVTDKINNCVQKFSSSGELQAKWGSNGWGDGQLSYVAGIAVGADGSVYVADQGNHRIQKFSPSGVFRAKWGNNGNGDGQFSSPYGLAVGPDGSIYVTDSGNDRIQKFASSGVFLAKWGSDGSVAGQLSAPYGLAVGADGSVYVADSSNHRIQKFSASGVFLAKWGSIGSGAVQFYTPDGLAVGPDGSIYVVDSGNHRIQKFSASGAFLTRWGSAGVGDGQFSSPSGIAIGPDGSVYVVDSGNHRIQQFSASGAFLAKWGSEGYSTGQFSSPSGIAMGPDGAVYVVDRGHFSVQKFSSSGVFLAKWGNWGSGDGQFNRPSGIAVGADGSVYVADTENHRIQQFSASGEFLDKWGSEGVGAGQFASPTNLAVGTDGSVYVADTGNDRISVFKYDETSGVSAFLPSLHLLLLQ
- the eutC gene encoding ethanolamine ammonia-lyase subunit EutC translates to MDDTKHPAPAVAPVTADPWAGLRQFTDARIALGRCGSSLPLAESLRFRLDHARARDAVLAPFRREEIAARLAGAGIPCLELDSAVADRNEYLTRPDKGRTLRPDSATLLQAQPAGFDLCLVIADGLSSLAIHENAVPFARAFLTALAPSGLTVGPVCVVRHGRVAVADDIGALLQARLSVILIGERPGLSSPDSMGVYLTWNPRPGTTDEARNCISNVRRGGLPLIEGVRKLCYLVEEAFRMHGSGVGLKDRMPAGHLPFGRELQLPE
- a CDS encoding ethanolamine ammonia-lyase subunit EutB; translation: MTASSRTSLKELLAKATPLRSGDVLAGVAAQTEEERVRAQMALADVPLTRFLNECVVPYEADEVTRLIIDTHDADAFAPVRSFTVGQLRDWLLTEAADAPTLVALAPGLTPEMVAAVSKLMRLQDLILVASKCRVVTRFRNTIGLSGTFSVRLQPNHPTDDLKGIAASTLDGLCYGCGDAVIGINPATDSLDNIIRISELLDGLITRFAIPAQTCVLTHVTTTMEAIARGAPVDLCFQSIAGTQQANASFGISLALLQEALEATRSLQRGTVGNNVMYFETGQGSALSAGAHHGVDQQTLEVRAYAVARRFEPLLVNTVVGFIGPEYLYNGKQILRAGLEDHCCGKLLGLPMGVDVCYTNHAEADQDDMDALLTLLGTAGCTFVMGIPGADDIMLNYQSTSFHDAAYLRRLLGRTPAPEFAAWLETVGVLDPDGRLLPVAAGNRLLALSDGIR
- a CDS encoding alkaline phosphatase family protein gives rise to the protein MPVVAPRPCARVALLGLDGLSLDIARAIAAFGRTPHLAALCQDPRTTTVDAELPELSPVNWTSLATGEGPEVHGVYGFTRINPATYAITIGDSRQVRLPTIFDQLTRHGRVCRVLNLPGLWPVRPRSGMPDTPSTLIAGFIAPSLEDAVHPPALVGELRRAGYRIEADTLRGAADPAYLLAQLRETLRGRRLLLQRFLAPGDFHCLCCVFTETDRLFHFLLPAVLEADHPWHPACLAFLEEWDAAVGLFFRMAKALPGETRILVMADHGFAPLHTEFDVNAWLRSQGLLLQEERPAASSGNGLDAGTIRHGAAAFALDPGRIHLHRRDIYARGSVTPTQEPALLERIRTGLLALRWNGQPVMEDVFLGRDLYPGDHSPDRPDLVCLSRPGVDLKAKWDRRELFGLYGRHGMHTARGAIFYDSLGQTPPRRMREVGRLLLESGQAGGLLT